Part of the Polaribacter sp. Hel1_33_78 genome is shown below.
AGTAACTGTAATTCATTTATAGTCGTTTTTTAAAACAAATGCTATTTTCCATATTTTTATATTGCCCATAATTTGGAATGATTTTATAATTACACTTTTTATAAAACTTCACAGCACCTACCTGTCTTACTCCTGTTTCTAAAATACATTCTTGATATCCTAATTCTTTTGCCCACGTTTCTAATTCTTGAAGTATTTTTTGTGCAATACCCGAACCTCTATTTTCTGATGAAACAAACATTCTTTTTAATTCAACAGAAGTATCATCAAATTTTTTAATGGCTCCGCAACCTACTGCGATGTCATTAAAATAAATTACCACAATATCTTTTAAAACATCAATATGATTAAACTGATTGTAAAAATCATGTTCATCTCCATCAGTAGTTTTTAGATATGCATCTAATTTTTTTACTAATTTAATGAAATCTTCATTTTTAGAATTTGTTCTTACTTTTTTTATTTTCATTTACTCTTTTTTGTCATGGTAAAATCTACAGTAAGGTTAATTAACCAAAGGCTTCTTCGTTCTTTATCGTAATAAGATTGTGTGTTAAAATTCAAACTGTAATTGCACCCAAACCGGATCTTTTTTTATGGTGTTTAAATTTCCGAAAGAAATTCCTAATAAACGAACTGAATTCTTTAATTTTTCTTGATATAATAATTCTTTTACAACTGGCAAAAATTCCTTTTTAGTCTGCATAAAAGATGCTTTCGTTTTACTTCTTGTTTGTTGTGTAAAATCAGAATACTTAATCTTTAGAGTAATCGTTTTCCCTTTTGTGTCTGATTTTTTCATTCGTCTTTCGAGTTCCTCTGCAATAATCTCCAGTCTTTCTAACATAAATATTTCTGAAGAAATATTCTCATTAAAAGTCCTTTCAGCTGCTATGGATTTACGAATTCTATTTGGTTTTACTCGGCTGTTATGAATTCCGCGAACAATATTATAATAATGAGTTCCCGCTTTACCAAAAAGTTTCACCAACTCTTCTAATGATTTTTTCTTTAAATCATTTCCCACAAAAATTCCTAAATTATACATTTTTGCAGCTGTCACTTTACCAACTCCATAAAATTTATTGACCGCTAACGCTTCTAAAAAAGGAATAACCTCCTCGGGATGAACCGTTTTCTGTCCATTTGGTTTATTGATATCTGAAGCTACTTTAGCAATAAATTTATTAATTGAAATTCCGGCAGAAGCTCGCAAACCTGTTTCTTCAAAAATACGCTGTCTAATTTCTCGTGCAATTGCATTCGCAGACGGATTTCCTTTCTTGTTTTCGGTAACATCTAGATACGCTTCGTCTAAAGAAAGCGGCTCAACCAAGTCTGTATATTCGTAAAAAATTTGTCGGATTTTGGCGGAGATTTCTTTATAACGTTCAAAATCTGTTTTTACAAAAATTAAATTTGGACATTTTTGTTTTGCTAAAACACCACTCATGGCCGATTTTACACCGCATTTTCTTGCTTCGTAACTCGCAGCAGAAATGACACCTCTGATTCCTCCTCCCCCAACCGCAATTGCTTTCCCCTTTAATTCAGGGTTATCCAATTGTGCTACAGATGCATAATATGCATCCATATCTACATGAATAATTTTTCGAAAAGGAGGTTCTAAATCCATCTTTCGAAAATACGGAATTTCAACGTGCTTTTATTTCAAAAAATCAATACAAATCTGAGTGGTGCTTTTTAATTCTTCAGAAAGTGAATTTTCTTTCCAAGGGTGAAAAACATTAAAGACATGGTTTGCATTATCAATAATTCGAAATTCACTACTTGGATTCCATTTTTTTAGATTTTTTGCTTCTTC
Proteins encoded:
- the dinB gene encoding DNA polymerase IV, with amino-acid sequence MDLEPPFRKIIHVDMDAYYASVAQLDNPELKGKAIAVGGGGIRGVISAASYEARKCGVKSAMSGVLAKQKCPNLIFVKTDFERYKEISAKIRQIFYEYTDLVEPLSLDEAYLDVTENKKGNPSANAIAREIRQRIFEETGLRASAGISINKFIAKVASDINKPNGQKTVHPEEVIPFLEALAVNKFYGVGKVTAAKMYNLGIFVGNDLKKKSLEELVKLFGKAGTHYYNIVRGIHNSRVKPNRIRKSIAAERTFNENISSEIFMLERLEIIAEELERRMKKSDTKGKTITLKIKYSDFTQQTRSKTKASFMQTKKEFLPVVKELLYQEKLKNSVRLLGISFGNLNTIKKDPVWVQLQFEF
- a CDS encoding GNAT family N-acetyltransferase → MKIKKVRTNSKNEDFIKLVKKLDAYLKTTDGDEHDFYNQFNHIDVLKDIVVIYFNDIAVGCGAIKKFDDTSVELKRMFVSSENRGSGIAQKILQELETWAKELGYQECILETGVRQVGAVKFYKKCNYKIIPNYGQYKNMENSICFKKRL